The following are encoded together in the Bradyrhizobium algeriense genome:
- a CDS encoding alpha/beta hydrolase, with the protein MQLSVNGADVFVATGGRPFDPSLPAVMMLHGAGFDHSTWALHSRWFAHHGYSVLAPDLPAHGRSSGAPLPTIADMADWTAALLDSAGAPKAKLVGHSMGSLIALETSARHPEKVSGLSLIGTAAAMTVGPDLLKAAEFNNPDAIDMVSIWGLGFKAELGGSLAPGLWMHQGAQRVLQQTRPGVLYNDLNACNSYQNALAAAAQVKVPATFILGERDMMTPAKAGKTLAAATPNSRTVVVPGAGHMIMAEAPDELLAALRQ; encoded by the coding sequence ATGCAGCTTTCCGTCAATGGTGCTGATGTCTTCGTTGCCACCGGCGGCCGTCCGTTCGATCCGTCGCTGCCTGCGGTGATGATGCTGCATGGTGCGGGTTTTGATCATTCGACCTGGGCGCTGCACAGCCGCTGGTTCGCGCATCACGGCTATTCCGTGCTGGCGCCGGACTTGCCGGCCCATGGCCGTTCTTCCGGCGCGCCGTTGCCGACCATCGCCGACATGGCCGACTGGACCGCGGCGCTGCTCGACTCGGCCGGCGCGCCGAAGGCCAAGCTGGTCGGGCATTCGATGGGCTCGCTGATCGCACTCGAGACTTCCGCGCGGCATCCGGAGAAGGTATCCGGCCTCAGCCTGATCGGCACCGCCGCCGCGATGACGGTGGGGCCCGATCTGCTTAAGGCCGCGGAGTTCAACAATCCCGATGCCATCGACATGGTCTCGATCTGGGGTCTCGGCTTCAAGGCCGAACTCGGTGGCAGCCTCGCGCCGGGACTGTGGATGCACCAGGGCGCGCAGCGCGTGCTGCAGCAGACGCGGCCGGGCGTGCTGTACAACGATCTCAATGCCTGCAACTCGTATCAGAACGCGCTCGCCGCCGCCGCGCAGGTGAAGGTGCCCGCCACCTTCATTCTCGGCGAGCGTGACATGATGACGCCTGCGAAGGCCGGCAAGACTCTCGCGGCAGCGACGCCGAATTCGCGCACCGTTGTCGTTCCAGGGGCTGGCCACATGATCATGGCCGAAGCGCCGGACGAGTTGCTGGCGGCGTTGCGTCAATAG
- a CDS encoding S1C family serine protease — protein MLDFTSDIADDGPSSRTAEPARDNDRVLLDAYSNAVIDVTERVGPAVVRVETGPKVRSVRERGGLGSGIVISPDGLVLTNSHVVGSSKEIRLRDIEGFVTDAHVLGVDPDTDLALLRADGARDLRYASLGNSKSLRRGQLVVAIGNPLGFESTVTAGVVSALGRSIRSVSGRTIEDVIQTDAALNPGNSGGPLVSSASEVIGINTAIINGAQGICFAVASNTAQFVLSEIIRHGYVRRAYIGVAGQTAPIPRRHAVVAGVDNKMGALLAQIEPDSPAEKAGLLPGDVVIRLDGIEINGVDDLIRALDRDRIGRTLAMDVLRMGRLRAIDVHPVERKPAGR, from the coding sequence ATGTTGGATTTTACCTCAGATATCGCCGATGACGGGCCGTCATCGCGAACGGCCGAGCCTGCCCGGGACAATGACCGGGTCTTGCTCGATGCCTATTCCAATGCCGTGATCGACGTGACTGAGCGCGTCGGCCCAGCCGTCGTGCGCGTCGAGACGGGGCCGAAGGTGCGCAGCGTGCGTGAGCGTGGCGGACTTGGCTCCGGCATCGTGATCTCGCCCGATGGTCTCGTGCTGACTAACAGCCATGTGGTCGGGTCATCGAAAGAGATCAGGCTGCGCGACATCGAAGGCTTTGTCACCGACGCGCATGTGTTGGGTGTCGATCCCGATACCGACCTCGCGCTGCTGCGGGCCGATGGCGCGCGCGATCTGCGCTACGCCTCGCTGGGCAATTCCAAGAGCCTGCGCCGCGGCCAACTCGTGGTCGCGATCGGCAATCCGCTCGGATTCGAATCGACGGTGACAGCCGGCGTGGTGTCGGCGCTCGGCCGATCCATCCGCTCGGTGAGCGGACGTACCATTGAGGACGTGATCCAGACCGACGCCGCGCTCAATCCCGGCAATTCCGGCGGGCCGCTGGTGTCGTCGGCATCTGAGGTGATCGGCATCAATACTGCGATCATCAACGGCGCGCAGGGCATCTGCTTTGCGGTCGCCAGCAACACCGCGCAGTTCGTGCTGTCCGAGATCATCCGTCACGGCTACGTCCGCCGCGCCTATATCGGCGTCGCCGGACAGACCGCGCCGATCCCGCGGCGTCACGCGGTGGTCGCCGGCGTCGACAACAAGATGGGCGCGCTGCTGGCGCAGATCGAGCCGGATAGTCCGGCGGAGAAGGCGGGGCTGCTGCCCGGCGATGTCGTTATCAGGTTGGACGGTATCGAAATCAACGGCGTCGACGATCTGATCCGCGCCCTCGACCGCGACCGCATCGGCCGCACGCTCGCGATGGACGTGCTGCGAATGGGAAGGTTGCGCGCGATCGACGTCCATCCGGTGGAGCGCAAGCCGGCGGGGAGGTAG
- a CDS encoding GMC family oxidoreductase — MNDPVDVLIIGAGASGAAVAWSLADTKMHILCLDQGGWMNPSEYPSTGRDWEAKFYGDWSSSPNIRGRPEDYPVNDDNSPIKVVNFNGVGGSTVMYTAHWPRLHPSDFKVKTLDGVADDWPIDYDALTPFFEENDRMMGVSGLSGDPLSPLTHPPMPPQPLGLSGPLIGKAMNKLGWHWWPSDTTVATMDYEGRARCINLGHCTPACAQGAKASTDITYWPHAIRAGVELKTHCRVREILTNEHGMASGVVYYDKDGVEQFQPAEVVIIACNGVGTPRLLLNSVSGRFPNGLANSSGLVGKNLMFHPYAQIYGFVKEPTDSNRAPPTCLWSKEFYDTDLSRGFVRGYGIQFGRGAGPVFEAVASEQKGILPWGADHHRVFRRLNGHRLAVSAICEDLPEEHNRVTLDPVLKDGHGIPAPKIDYTISENSRKMMEHGLARGREILETAGATDICINNPIPWGGWHLLGTARMGTDPARSVVNEWGRSHDVKNLFIVDGSVFVTSGGVNPTSTIQAIALYVADQMKQRLANLFD, encoded by the coding sequence ATGAATGATCCCGTTGACGTCCTGATCATCGGCGCCGGCGCGTCCGGCGCGGCGGTGGCATGGAGCCTGGCCGACACCAAGATGCACATTCTCTGCCTCGACCAGGGGGGCTGGATGAACCCGTCGGAATATCCGAGCACGGGGCGCGACTGGGAAGCAAAATTCTACGGCGATTGGTCGAGCAGCCCGAACATCCGCGGCCGGCCCGAGGACTATCCTGTTAACGACGACAACTCGCCGATCAAGGTCGTGAACTTCAACGGCGTCGGCGGCTCGACGGTGATGTACACCGCGCATTGGCCTCGGTTGCATCCCTCCGATTTCAAGGTGAAGACGCTCGATGGCGTCGCTGATGACTGGCCGATCGATTACGACGCACTCACCCCGTTCTTCGAAGAGAACGACCGGATGATGGGCGTCTCGGGGCTATCAGGCGATCCGCTTTCGCCGCTGACGCACCCGCCGATGCCGCCGCAGCCGCTCGGGCTTTCCGGCCCACTGATCGGCAAGGCGATGAACAAGCTCGGCTGGCACTGGTGGCCGTCGGACACCACGGTCGCGACGATGGATTACGAGGGGAGGGCGCGCTGCATCAATCTCGGCCATTGCACGCCGGCCTGCGCGCAAGGCGCAAAGGCCTCCACCGACATCACCTATTGGCCGCACGCGATCCGCGCCGGCGTCGAGCTCAAGACCCATTGCCGCGTGCGCGAGATCCTGACCAACGAGCACGGCATGGCCTCGGGCGTTGTCTATTACGACAAGGACGGCGTCGAGCAGTTCCAGCCGGCCGAGGTCGTCATCATCGCCTGCAACGGCGTCGGTACGCCGCGGCTGCTCTTGAACTCGGTCTCCGGCCGCTTCCCGAATGGGCTGGCCAATTCATCCGGCCTAGTCGGCAAGAACCTGATGTTTCATCCCTATGCGCAGATCTACGGTTTTGTGAAGGAGCCGACCGACAGTAACCGCGCGCCGCCGACGTGCCTCTGGAGCAAGGAGTTTTACGACACCGACCTGTCGCGCGGCTTCGTCCGCGGCTACGGCATCCAGTTCGGCCGCGGTGCAGGGCCCGTGTTCGAAGCGGTGGCGAGCGAGCAGAAAGGCATTTTGCCGTGGGGCGCGGATCATCACCGCGTGTTCCGCAGGCTCAACGGCCATCGGCTTGCGGTCTCCGCGATCTGCGAGGATCTGCCCGAGGAGCATAACCGCGTCACGCTCGATCCCGTGCTGAAGGACGGCCACGGCATTCCCGCGCCGAAGATCGACTACACGATCAGCGAGAACAGCCGGAAGATGATGGAGCATGGACTGGCGCGCGGCCGCGAGATTCTCGAAACCGCCGGCGCCACCGATATCTGCATCAACAACCCGATTCCGTGGGGCGGCTGGCATCTGCTCGGCACCGCGCGGATGGGCACTGATCCCGCGCGCTCCGTGGTCAACGAATGGGGCCGCTCGCACGATGTGAAGAATCTCTTCATTGTCGATGGCAGCGTGTTCGTGACATCAGGCGGCGTGAACCCGACCTCGACCATCCAGGCGATCGCGCTCTATGTCGCCGACCAGATGAAACAACGCCTTGCCAACCTCTTCGATTGA
- a CDS encoding NAD(P)/FAD-dependent oxidoreductase gives MSTGATPIPDYDAIIIGAGMSGLYQLYRLREQGFRVRVFEAGTDVGGTWYWNRYPGARFDSESYSYGYSFSRELLAEWEWSEHFAGQPETLRYLNYVADKFDLRRNIQFRSRVTAAVYDEGSRSWSVTLEDGSRFNTRFLITAIGPLSTPTLPRIEGRDDFKGASFHTARWPKEPVDFTGKRVAVIGTGATGVQTIQTIASQVGHLTVFQRTPNWCAPLHNGKIDAETQAKIKAGYPEMFARCQETFACFLHTPDPRGAFEVSDEEREAFYEKLYGERGFGIWQGNFRDILIDRKANATISDFVARKIRQRVKNQAVAEKLIPRNHGFGTRRLPLETFYYEVYNQDNVELVDITETPIERITPEGIRTSEREYEFDIVIYATGFDAITGSFDKIDFRGAGGARLKDKWRQGPETYLGIMVHEFPNMLMLMGPHTALGNIPRSIEYSVDWVTGLIRFAMERKLTRLEATPEGVASWTDHVKALGVGLLSNEVNSWMTGINSNVEGKQTRIVARYSGSAPAYRARCDEVAAKGYDELRLG, from the coding sequence ATGAGCACAGGAGCGACGCCGATTCCGGACTACGACGCCATCATCATCGGCGCGGGCATGTCGGGCCTGTACCAGCTCTACCGGCTGCGCGAACAGGGTTTTCGCGTGCGCGTGTTCGAGGCGGGTACCGACGTCGGCGGCACCTGGTATTGGAACCGCTATCCCGGCGCGCGCTTCGATTCCGAAAGCTACTCCTACGGCTATTCGTTCTCCCGGGAGTTGCTGGCCGAATGGGAGTGGTCGGAGCATTTCGCCGGCCAGCCGGAGACGCTGCGCTATCTCAATTATGTCGCCGACAAGTTCGACCTGCGCCGCAATATCCAGTTTCGCAGCCGGGTGACGGCAGCGGTTTACGATGAGGGCTCGCGAAGCTGGAGCGTTACGCTCGAAGACGGCAGCCGCTTCAACACCCGGTTCCTGATCACGGCGATCGGCCCGCTGTCGACCCCTACATTGCCGCGGATCGAGGGACGCGACGATTTCAAGGGCGCGTCGTTTCACACCGCGCGATGGCCGAAGGAGCCCGTCGATTTCACCGGCAAGCGCGTCGCCGTGATCGGCACCGGCGCGACCGGCGTGCAGACCATCCAGACCATTGCGAGCCAAGTCGGCCATCTCACCGTGTTCCAGCGCACGCCGAACTGGTGTGCGCCGCTGCACAACGGCAAGATCGACGCCGAGACGCAAGCGAAGATCAAGGCAGGCTATCCGGAGATGTTCGCCCGGTGCCAGGAGACCTTTGCCTGCTTCCTGCATACGCCGGACCCGCGCGGCGCATTCGAGGTGTCGGATGAGGAGCGCGAGGCGTTTTATGAAAAGCTCTATGGCGAGCGCGGCTTCGGCATCTGGCAGGGCAATTTCCGCGACATCCTGATCGACCGCAAGGCGAACGCGACGATCTCCGATTTTGTCGCGCGCAAGATTCGGCAGCGGGTGAAGAACCAAGCGGTGGCGGAGAAGCTGATTCCAAGGAATCACGGTTTTGGTACCCGCCGACTGCCGCTCGAGACCTTCTATTACGAGGTCTATAATCAGGACAATGTCGAGCTGGTCGACATCACGGAAACGCCGATCGAGCGCATTACGCCTGAGGGCATCAGGACCAGCGAGAGGGAATACGAATTCGACATCGTCATTTATGCCACCGGCTTCGACGCCATCACCGGCAGCTTCGACAAGATCGATTTTCGGGGCGCCGGCGGCGCGCGACTGAAGGACAAATGGAGACAAGGGCCGGAGACGTATCTCGGCATCATGGTCCATGAATTTCCGAACATGCTGATGCTGATGGGGCCGCACACTGCGCTCGGCAATATTCCGCGCAGCATCGAATACAGCGTCGACTGGGTGACGGGGCTCATTCGTTTCGCGATGGAAAGGAAGCTGACGCGGCTGGAGGCGACGCCGGAGGGTGTTGCCTCCTGGACCGATCACGTGAAAGCGCTCGGCGTCGGGCTGTTGTCCAACGAGGTCAACTCCTGGATGACCGGCATAAATTCCAACGTCGAAGGCAAGCAGACGCGCATCGTCGCCCGCTACAGCGGCAGCGCGCCGGCGTATCGCGCAAGGTGCGACGAGGTGGCGGCGAAGGGGTATGATGAGTTGCGGCTGGGGTAG
- a CDS encoding carboxyl transferase domain-containing protein: protein MSFHKLLIANRGEIAIRIARAAGDAGLATVAIHSADDAQSLHVRAADAACEIPGRGARAYLDIEAVISAAKATGCEAVHPGYGFLSENAALARRCIEESIVFVGPSPEALDLFGDKAQAKALAKQCGVPIIEGTSGPTSLEEARAFLESLGPGGAIMIKAIAGGGGRGMRIVDDTGKLEEAYARCQSEAMAAFGSDGVYVEHLIRNARHIEVQIICDHYGAISHLWERECTIQRRNQKLIEVAPSPSLNDALRGRIIDAAKELAAAANYDNLGTFEFLVDNDAKTSDQAFAFIEANPRLQVEHTVTEEVLGLDLVQSQLAVAAGATLGSLGLAQAYIPRPRGFAMQLRVNMEVMDETGGTKPTGGTLALFDLPSGPGVRVDTFGYSGYRTSTAFDSLLAKVIVHSPGGNWTDVVHKATRTLREFRIGGVATNIPFLAAILVHPDFVENRVSTGFIEAHVADLVGEAKATAEAALIESGVAADDSAPISEAAAAGSGPAGSEPVPAPLQGTIVAVDVREGDLVRPGQQIAVLESMKMEHLVTAPHGGRVTKVAAEAGVTLMQDEAILYLEPAEIDAHDVAEEEDVDLDHIRPDLAELIERHAITLDENRPASVERRRKTNQRTARENIAQLVDEGSFVEYGSLAIAAQRRRRAVDDLIRNTPADGLISGVATVNAEKFGADAARCMVIAYDYTVLAGTQGHMNHKKIDRMLGLAEQWRMPLVFYAEGGGGRPGDTDRLGMTGLDGPSFVQFAKLSGLVPVIGVVSGYCFAGNAAMLGCCDVIIATMNASIGMGGPAMIEGGGLGVYHPAEVGPVSFQSPNGVIDILVEDEAEATAAAQKYLSYFQGAVTDWKAPDQRLLRRAIPENRLRVYDIRTVIDLLADEGSVLEIRRDFGVGMITAFIRIEGKPFGLIANNPKHLGGAIDAPAGDKAARFMQLCDAFDIPILSLCDTPGFMVGPEAEKTAIVRHVARMFVTGASLTVPLFGIVLRKGYGLGAQSMIGGGFHASFFTVAWPTGEFGGMGLEGYVRLGFRKEMEAIEDPVEREEYYQAKVDELYANGKAVSIASVLEIDEVIDPADTRQWIMAGLRSVPKPEVRATKKRPCIDAW from the coding sequence ATGTCCTTCCACAAGCTGCTGATCGCCAACCGTGGCGAGATCGCCATCCGCATCGCCCGCGCGGCGGGCGACGCCGGCCTTGCTACCGTAGCGATCCATTCCGCCGACGATGCGCAATCGCTGCATGTCCGCGCCGCCGACGCGGCCTGCGAAATCCCCGGCCGCGGCGCGCGGGCCTATCTCGACATCGAGGCCGTGATATCGGCCGCCAAGGCGACCGGATGCGAGGCGGTGCACCCAGGCTATGGCTTCCTCAGCGAGAACGCCGCGCTCGCCCGGCGCTGCATCGAGGAAAGCATCGTCTTTGTCGGGCCGTCGCCGGAGGCGCTCGACCTGTTTGGCGACAAGGCGCAGGCGAAGGCGCTGGCCAAACAATGCGGCGTGCCCATCATCGAGGGCACCAGCGGGCCGACCAGCCTGGAAGAGGCAAGGGCCTTCCTGGAATCTTTAGGGCCCGGCGGCGCCATCATGATCAAGGCGATCGCCGGCGGCGGCGGCCGCGGCATGCGCATCGTCGACGACACGGGCAAGCTGGAGGAGGCCTATGCGCGCTGCCAGTCCGAGGCGATGGCGGCCTTCGGCAGCGACGGCGTCTATGTCGAGCACCTGATCCGCAACGCCCGCCACATCGAGGTGCAGATCATCTGCGACCACTACGGCGCCATCAGCCATCTCTGGGAGCGTGAATGCACCATCCAGCGCCGCAACCAGAAACTCATCGAGGTCGCGCCGAGCCCGTCGCTCAACGACGCCTTGCGCGGGCGCATCATCGACGCCGCCAAGGAACTCGCCGCCGCCGCCAACTACGACAACCTCGGCACCTTCGAATTCCTCGTCGATAACGACGCCAAAACCAGCGATCAGGCGTTCGCCTTCATCGAGGCCAATCCGCGGCTCCAGGTCGAGCATACCGTCACCGAGGAGGTGCTCGGCCTCGATCTCGTGCAGTCGCAGCTCGCGGTCGCGGCCGGCGCCACGCTGGGTTCGCTCGGTCTGGCGCAGGCCTATATCCCAAGGCCGCGCGGCTTTGCGATGCAGCTCCGCGTCAACATGGAGGTGATGGACGAGACCGGCGGGACAAAGCCCACCGGCGGGACGCTGGCGCTGTTCGACCTGCCGTCTGGCCCCGGCGTTCGCGTCGATACATTTGGCTATTCGGGATACCGCACCAGCACCGCCTTCGACTCGCTGCTCGCCAAGGTCATCGTGCATTCGCCGGGTGGCAACTGGACCGACGTCGTGCACAAGGCGACGCGGACGCTGCGCGAGTTCCGCATCGGCGGCGTTGCCACCAACATTCCCTTCCTGGCGGCGATTTTGGTGCATCCGGATTTTGTCGAGAACCGCGTCAGCACCGGCTTCATCGAGGCCCATGTCGCTGATCTCGTCGGCGAAGCCAAAGCGACCGCCGAGGCGGCGCTGATCGAATCCGGCGTCGCGGCCGACGACAGCGCGCCCATATCGGAAGCCGCGGCTGCCGGATCGGGACCGGCAGGCTCAGAGCCCGTTCCCGCGCCGCTGCAGGGTACGATCGTGGCTGTCGATGTCAGGGAAGGGGACCTCGTTCGCCCCGGCCAGCAGATCGCCGTGCTGGAATCCATGAAGATGGAGCATCTGGTGACGGCGCCGCATGGCGGCAGGGTGACGAAGGTCGCGGCGGAAGCCGGCGTGACGCTGATGCAGGACGAGGCGATCCTCTATCTGGAGCCTGCCGAGATCGACGCCCATGATGTGGCCGAGGAAGAGGACGTCGACCTCGATCACATCCGGCCCGATCTCGCCGAACTGATCGAGCGCCACGCCATTACACTGGATGAAAACCGCCCGGCGTCGGTCGAGCGCCGCCGCAAGACCAACCAGCGCACCGCACGGGAAAACATCGCGCAACTCGTCGATGAAGGTTCGTTCGTCGAATACGGCTCGCTCGCCATCGCCGCCCAGCGCCGGCGGCGCGCGGTCGACGACCTCATCCGCAACACGCCTGCCGACGGCCTGATCTCCGGCGTCGCCACCGTGAACGCGGAAAAATTTGGTGCGGATGCCGCGCGCTGCATGGTGATTGCCTACGACTACACCGTGCTGGCCGGCACGCAAGGGCATATGAACCACAAGAAGATCGACCGCATGCTGGGCCTTGCCGAGCAATGGCGGATGCCGCTGGTGTTTTACGCCGAAGGCGGCGGCGGCCGTCCCGGCGACACCGACCGGCTCGGCATGACCGGCCTCGACGGGCCGTCTTTCGTGCAATTCGCAAAACTCTCCGGCCTGGTGCCCGTCATCGGCGTTGTCTCCGGCTATTGCTTCGCCGGCAACGCCGCGATGCTCGGCTGTTGCGATGTCATCATCGCGACGATGAACGCGTCGATCGGCATGGGCGGCCCCGCGATGATCGAAGGCGGCGGCCTCGGCGTCTATCATCCGGCCGAAGTGGGGCCGGTGTCGTTCCAGTCGCCGAACGGCGTCATCGACATCCTTGTCGAGGATGAGGCGGAAGCGACGGCTGCTGCGCAAAAATATCTGTCGTACTTCCAGGGCGCGGTTACCGACTGGAAGGCGCCGGATCAGCGCCTGTTGCGGCGGGCGATCCCGGAAAACCGCCTGCGGGTCTATGATATCAGGACCGTCATCGATCTTCTTGCGGACGAAGGTTCGGTGCTGGAAATCCGCCGGGATTTTGGCGTCGGCATGATCACCGCCTTCATCCGCATCGAAGGAAAGCCGTTCGGCCTGATCGCCAACAATCCAAAGCATCTCGGCGGCGCGATCGATGCGCCGGCCGGCGACAAGGCCGCGCGCTTCATGCAGCTCTGCGATGCCTTCGACATTCCAATACTATCGCTGTGCGATACGCCGGGCTTCATGGTCGGTCCCGAAGCCGAGAAGACCGCGATCGTGCGCCATGTCGCGCGCATGTTCGTGACCGGCGCCAGCCTCACCGTGCCGCTGTTCGGCATCGTGCTGCGCAAGGGTTATGGCTTAGGCGCGCAATCCATGATCGGCGGCGGCTTCCACGCCTCCTTCTTCACGGTGGCCTGGCCGACCGGCGAGTTCGGCGGCATGGGGCTGGAAGGCTATGTCCGGCTCGGCTTCCGCAAGGAGATGGAAGCGATCGAAGACCCCGTCGAGCGCGAGGAATACTACCAGGCCAAGGTCGACGAACTCTACGCCAACGGCAAGGCGGTCTCGATCGCCTCTGTGCTGGAGATCGACGAGGTGATCGATCCCGCCGACACGCGGCAGTGGATCATGGCCGGCCTGCGCTCGGTGCCGAAGCCGGAAGTGCGCGCGACCAAGAAGCGGCCGTGTATTGATGCGTGGTAA
- a CDS encoding amidohydrolase family protein, with product MTTEVAARSLFSGPDRGLLENVVLQYDNGIITDISTGAPSATSPRSLVLPAFVNAHDHARPTASSFGAVGMPLESWILRSALGTPVDPYLTAASALARSALAGCAAMMIHYTRPSGTMALVEEAGAIARAASDVGIRIAFALAVRDQNPVVYGDEEPVLSNLSKDDRSTIEQMFVRAPMSPQAYIELTNAIAAAIAGPKVDVQLGPAGVQWCSKPLLEAVAENSAQTGRRIHMHLLETIYQRAWADRHFPDGIVRYLRDIGFLSDRLTLAHCIHARPDEIEMIAASGARIVTNFSSNLHLRSGLAPIAAAHKCGCAIAVGVDGLALDEDDDVLREMRLVQMMHGGLGFQRTWTTPEFLSLAIANGRKATGAPGTGALVAGAPADFATIDLDRLDRDQIMPVDPIDLLFARGNASLLRDVVVDGRRIVNEGRCTGVDLPAIEHELRGIYRANARQLTPFQRAWPPLSASLQNWFEAQLDCR from the coding sequence GTGACCACGGAAGTTGCCGCACGCAGCCTGTTCTCCGGCCCTGACCGCGGCCTGCTCGAAAACGTCGTGCTGCAGTACGACAATGGAATCATCACCGATATCTCCACCGGAGCGCCTTCCGCCACAAGCCCGCGCTCCCTCGTGCTTCCGGCCTTCGTCAATGCCCACGACCATGCGCGGCCGACCGCGTCCTCGTTCGGCGCGGTCGGCATGCCGCTGGAAAGCTGGATCCTGCGCTCCGCGCTCGGCACGCCGGTCGATCCCTATCTGACCGCAGCCTCTGCCCTGGCGCGTTCGGCGCTGGCCGGCTGCGCGGCGATGATGATCCATTACACCCGCCCGAGCGGCACGATGGCGCTGGTGGAAGAGGCCGGCGCGATTGCGCGCGCAGCGTCCGACGTTGGCATCCGCATCGCGTTCGCGCTTGCGGTGCGCGATCAGAATCCTGTCGTGTATGGCGATGAAGAACCGGTTCTCTCCAACCTTTCCAAAGACGATCGCAGCACGATCGAGCAAATGTTCGTCCGCGCGCCGATGTCGCCGCAAGCCTATATAGAGCTGACGAATGCGATCGCCGCGGCCATCGCAGGGCCGAAGGTGGATGTGCAGCTCGGCCCGGCCGGCGTGCAGTGGTGCTCAAAGCCGCTGCTGGAGGCGGTGGCGGAGAACTCCGCGCAGACCGGACGCCGTATCCATATGCATCTGTTGGAGACCATCTATCAGCGCGCCTGGGCGGACCGGCATTTTCCTGACGGTATCGTCCGCTACCTCCGCGACATCGGCTTCCTGTCGGACCGGCTGACGCTGGCGCATTGCATCCATGCCCGCCCCGACGAGATCGAGATGATCGCGGCCTCCGGCGCGCGCATCGTCACCAATTTCTCCTCCAATCTCCATTTGCGCTCCGGCCTCGCGCCGATCGCCGCCGCGCACAAATGCGGTTGCGCCATCGCGGTCGGCGTCGACGGGCTGGCGCTCGACGAGGACGACGACGTGCTGCGCGAGATGCGGCTGGTGCAGATGATGCACGGCGGCTTGGGCTTCCAGCGCACCTGGACAACCCCCGAATTCCTGAGCCTCGCGATCGCCAATGGCCGCAAGGCGACGGGCGCGCCCGGAACCGGCGCGCTGGTCGCCGGCGCGCCGGCCGATTTCGCCACCATCGATCTGGATCGGCTCGACCGCGACCAGATCATGCCGGTCGATCCGATCGACCTCCTGTTCGCCCGCGGCAATGCGTCGTTGCTCCGCGACGTGGTCGTGGACGGTCGGCGAATCGTCAACGAAGGTCGCTGCACCGGCGTCGATCTCCCCGCGATCGAGCACGAGTTGCGCGGAATCTACCGCGCCAACGCAAGGCAACTCACGCCCTTCCAGCGGGCCTGGCCGCCGCTGTCGGCATCGCTGCAGAACTGGTTCGAAGCCCAGCTCGATTGCCGGTGA
- a CDS encoding ABC transporter substrate-binding protein → MLARVSAALLGVALFAGTANAQETTIKFTLGWKTQGSDAAFFYAKDHGFFKAEGLNVVIDQGEGSGATVTRIMSGAYDAGFGDVNAIIQNASTKPQDAPVMVYMIWNQPPFAIVTKKTSGINTIKDFEGHTLGGAQGTPTTRLLPVFAQKNKLEGEKIKISNMAPNLQEPMLIKGDIDAALVFNITSYFNLVLNRQDPDKDYKWFQFGDYGLDLYSNGVMVSRKLLASNPKAVAGLVRAVNKGMIAIAKDQNAGMKAAVNYDNLINVEVEKRRLQYSFDKLIVSPEMKEIGVGDVKDDRMARAIGIIVEGYQLARAPTPAEIFSREFLPPRAERELVYTAN, encoded by the coding sequence ATGTTAGCCAGAGTAAGCGCCGCGCTGTTGGGAGTTGCCTTGTTCGCCGGCACCGCCAACGCCCAGGAAACGACGATCAAGTTCACCCTCGGCTGGAAGACGCAAGGCAGCGATGCCGCGTTCTTCTATGCCAAGGACCACGGCTTCTTCAAAGCGGAAGGCCTCAATGTCGTGATCGACCAGGGCGAGGGCTCCGGCGCCACGGTGACGCGCATCATGTCCGGTGCCTATGATGCCGGCTTCGGCGACGTCAACGCCATCATCCAGAACGCCTCGACCAAGCCGCAGGATGCCCCGGTCATGGTCTACATGATCTGGAACCAGCCGCCGTTTGCGATCGTCACCAAGAAGACCAGCGGCATCAACACCATCAAGGATTTCGAGGGCCATACGCTCGGCGGCGCGCAGGGCACGCCGACGACGCGGCTGCTGCCGGTGTTTGCGCAGAAGAACAAGCTCGAAGGCGAGAAGATCAAGATCTCCAACATGGCGCCGAACCTGCAGGAGCCGATGCTGATCAAGGGCGATATCGACGCCGCCCTGGTGTTCAACATCACGAGCTACTTCAACCTCGTGCTGAACCGCCAGGATCCCGACAAGGACTACAAATGGTTCCAGTTCGGCGATTATGGCCTCGACCTTTATTCCAACGGCGTGATGGTCTCGCGCAAGCTGCTCGCGTCCAATCCGAAGGCCGTCGCCGGCCTCGTCCGCGCCGTCAACAAGGGCATGATCGCGATCGCCAAGGATCAAAATGCCGGGATGAAAGCCGCTGTCAATTACGACAATCTGATCAATGTCGAAGTCGAAAAGCGCCGCCTGCAATATTCCTTCGACAAGCTGATCGTCTCGCCCGAGATGAAGGAAATCGGCGTCGGCGACGTCAAGGACGACCGCATGGCCCGCGCCATCGGCATCATCGTCGAGGGTTATCAGCTCGCCCGCGCGCCGACGCCCGCGGAAATCTTCTCGCGCGAATTTTTGCCGCCGCGCGCGGAGCGGGAGCTGGTCTATACGGCGAACTAA